AGTGGCGGCGAACATCGCCCTCTCCATGGCCGCCCCCGCGGCCCGCAGCTCCCGCATCGCCGCGGACGGAGGCGTTCCTTCAAGGCCGGTCCGGGCCTGCGCCTCCCAAAAGGGAGCGATCGCCCGCGCGCTCTTTAAAAAAAGCGCGCAGTCCATGTCGTTGTGGCAGCCGCTGCCCTCCGCGTCCACAAGCCCCGGCTTCGGCGTGGTAAGCGCCTCGCTGACCGCGGCTTCGTGCGCCGCCTCGGCCAGCAGTTTTGCCTCTCTTGACTTCATGGGCGTTCTGCCGCATACTTTTTTATATTTACGTAATAAGGAGCCGCAGTTATATGCATGTAATTTCCTCCGGGGCAAAAGTCATCCTCATTAAAATAGCGCAAAGGTTCCCCGACCGCAAGCGGAAAAATGGATCGGCGGTAAAAACCGCGTTCCGCGCCGCGCTCCTCTGCGTCATTCTCGCGTGCTTCCTGCCCGTTTCCAACGCCATCCACCGCGAAGCCGCGAATGACTGGCGCAACGGCTGGGAGGAATGGAAATGCGGAAATGCCGCGGCGGCGCTGGGACACTGGTCGAAAAACCCGCTCACGGCCCCCTTTGAAATGCGCCCCTCGCGCGTCGCCTACTGGAAGATACGCGCTTTTGAAAAGCTGGGGAGAACCGAAGAGGCGGCGCTCACGGCCTCGATGCTGGCGCTGCGCTGCCCCCGCGATTTTTACAGCCTTGTGCTCGCCTACGAGGGGCGCTATCCAACGCTCACGCGAGCCGCGCGCAAAGCCTGCGCGCGCGCGGCCTATATGCGGCGCTGGAACGGCGAGGTCGCCAGGGCCTCGGCGGAGACGGGCGTCTCAAAAAACATTTTGCTGGGACTGATAAGGCAGGAGAGCAAATTCAACGAGCGGGCGGTAAGCCGTTCCGGGGCCGTCGGGCTTATGCAGCTGATGCCATTCACCGCGCGCGAGGCGGCGGGCCGCCTGAAAAAAGACGAATTATCGCCATACGAGCCGACGCATAATATAATGCTGGGAGCGGCCTATTTCGCCCACCTGAAGGCAAAATTCTCCGACAAGCTCCCGCCGGCCCTCGCGGCCTACAACGCGGGCGCGGCCTCCGTATCGCGGTGGGAGACGGACGCGAGAGACTGGGTGGAATGGATAGAGGAGATCCCCTACCCGCAGACGCGCGAATATGTGCGCTCGGTGCTGGAAAATATAGAGGTCTACAACGCAACGGACAGGGAGGAGCGCCGCGGCGAGCCGTCTTTCTTTTCGGAGGCGCTGGAGCGCCCCCGGCTGACGAAGAAGCTTGTCTCCGGCCAAAAACCATGATCAATAATAAGGAGGGGTCGCAAATGCCCGACGAGGTATTTAATCCGATAGATACTGTACGGAGATTTCTTGAGAAAAACGATTGCGCGTCGCAGATAATGGAGACCGAGGCCACCATATTCACCGTGACCGACGCCTCTCTCGCCGTCGGCGCGCCGGAAGAGGAGATATTAAAAAGCATACTCCTGCGCGTGAACCACGGAAAGAGCTTCGCGCTGGCGCTGATGTCCGGCGTCAACCGCGTCGATACGAAGAAGATCAGGAAACTGCTCGGAGCTTCGCATGTCTCTTTCGCCGACGGCGAGGCCTGCGCGGAATGGTCGGGATTCCGCCCCGGCGGCGTGCCCCCCGTGGGCTACCCAGAACAGCCCCCGACGCTGCTGGACGAAGACCTTTTCCGACATCGGACGGTGTGGGCCGCGGCCGGCACCGATCATGCCTTTTTTCCCATCTCGCCTGACGAGCTGCTCAGGATCACCGGCGGCGCGAAAGGCGATATAAAAAAGGACTGAAACGAAAGAACTCCTTTAAAACATTGTCGAAGATGCCGCCTCGGGCAACCTGCAGGGCGGCATATTTTTATCCGGCGACTACGGAAAAAGTATTCCCGCGGCTGGGATCACGATGATCATCGACAGGATTATCCTCGTTACATAGACCGCCGTCATCTGCCAAAAGCGCAGAGGGATATTTGAATGCCACACGTGCAGGCCGACCTCCGTGAGGTTTATCAGCCCCGTCATCGAGAGGCAGATACAGATGAAACGGGACTGCTCTGTGAGCAAAAGACGCCCGTAAGTGACGGCGAGGAACTGGTCGACAAAAGAAAACACCGTCGCGGAGGCGATTATCTTCGACTCCATCGCTCCCATCGCGTCAAGCGCCGTTTCCGCGGGCACGGCCAGGAGCTCCACGACGCTGGTCGTTTCGGCGACGATGACCAGCAGCGTGCCGAAGGTTATCATCAGCGGCACGGTGCTCAGAAGCAGCGCGTAGATTATCGAAAGGCTCTCGCGCAGATACCTCTTCGCGCTCATGCGGCGCGCGCGCGCCGTTCCGCGCAGCAGCGCCCAGCCAAACATCGAATGCCCGTGGCGCTCGCCGGCGAGAGACGCGTGATAATTGTCGCGCCCCATATAATAGTTGTCGGGTATGGACGACAGCGGCCATATCCGCGGCATGACCACGGCCAGCAGGATCATCGTAAAGTAGATGACGAACAATATCTGAGGCATCGCGTATTCCATGTAGAAAAGTTCGGCGATCGCATAGATGTTATAGATGCCGGCCAGGGAGAAGCCGCAGACGATCGCCGCCGCCTCGCGGTCCGTATAGAATCCGGCGTCATACATCTTCGCCGTGAAGACGACCGCCATAGAACTGCTCCCGAGCCACGACGCGACGCAGTCGACCGCCGCGCGGCCCGGCACGCGGAAGAGCGGGCGCATGACGGGGCTCGCGTAGACGGCGATAAACTGCACCAGGCCGAAGTCCATGATCAGCGGCGCCCAGAAGCCGAGAACGATGGCAAGCATGATGAGGCGCGGAGCCAGATTGTTGACGATGAACGAGGCCTTGGACACAAAGACGCTGAGCGGCCCGCCGATTCCAAGATAATGCTGCGAACCCAGAAGCACGAACAGCGAGATCGGCAGGGCGCAGATACGCGCGGCAAACCACAGGGGGCCGCCGGTGAGGTTTTCGTGGAGAAGATGATCTTCCATTATCCAGCGGGGCTTAAAAATTTTCGCGGCCACGGTCAGAAACGCGACGATAAACGACAGCAGGGAAACGATAAGCGGCTGCCATCCCACGATCGACATCATCAAAAACTCTTTGACATGGCCTATCAAAGTATTCATCTCGCTGTGCAGCGGGAAGGGAACGAGAAATACCCATATCCCCAGCAGCGAGGGGATCACAAACTTCAGCAGGTCTCTTTTATTAAGCGAAGCAGACTCCAAATTGCCTATCACCACGTTCCTATAAAGATTCTTCTATGAAATGGACCTCTCCCGCGCCAGTCTCTTCGAGTTCGTCAACGGAGGGCGGCTCCGGGAGCCGCCATTCCAGCTCGCGCGAGGCGGCGGCGAATTCGCGGAGGACCAAAGGGGCCCTCGCGAGCACCTCTTCCTTTGATGAGCCTTCGACCCAGCAGCCGTTGAGCCCGGGAAAATTTCCGATCCATACCGTCCCTTCGGAGCCGCGCTCCTCGTAGACGACGACGGGGTAACCGTATCTTTCCATCAACAGCCCATCACCCTTTCAAAGACGCGCATAAAATTCTCGCCGAGAATGCCGTCGGCCTCACCCTCGCCGTACCTTCTGCGCACGGCCTTGATGAACCTCTCTCC
The window above is part of the Cloacibacillus evryensis DSM 19522 genome. Proteins encoded here:
- a CDS encoding lytic transglycosylase domain-containing protein; the protein is MHVISSGAKVILIKIAQRFPDRKRKNGSAVKTAFRAALLCVILACFLPVSNAIHREAANDWRNGWEEWKCGNAAAALGHWSKNPLTAPFEMRPSRVAYWKIRAFEKLGRTEEAALTASMLALRCPRDFYSLVLAYEGRYPTLTRAARKACARAAYMRRWNGEVARASAETGVSKNILLGLIRQESKFNERAVSRSGAVGLMQLMPFTAREAAGRLKKDELSPYEPTHNIMLGAAYFAHLKAKFSDKLPPALAAYNAGAASVSRWETDARDWVEWIEEIPYPQTREYVRSVLENIEVYNATDREERRGEPSFFSEALERPRLTKKLVSGQKP
- a CDS encoding aminoacyl-tRNA deacylase: MPDEVFNPIDTVRRFLEKNDCASQIMETEATIFTVTDASLAVGAPEEEILKSILLRVNHGKSFALALMSGVNRVDTKKIRKLLGASHVSFADGEACAEWSGFRPGGVPPVGYPEQPPTLLDEDLFRHRTVWAAAGTDHAFFPISPDELLRITGGAKGDIKKD
- a CDS encoding YjiH family protein is translated as MESASLNKRDLLKFVIPSLLGIWVFLVPFPLHSEMNTLIGHVKEFLMMSIVGWQPLIVSLLSFIVAFLTVAAKIFKPRWIMEDHLLHENLTGGPLWFAARICALPISLFVLLGSQHYLGIGGPLSVFVSKASFIVNNLAPRLIMLAIVLGFWAPLIMDFGLVQFIAVYASPVMRPLFRVPGRAAVDCVASWLGSSSMAVVFTAKMYDAGFYTDREAAAIVCGFSLAGIYNIYAIAELFYMEYAMPQILFVIYFTMILLAVVMPRIWPLSSIPDNYYMGRDNYHASLAGERHGHSMFGWALLRGTARARRMSAKRYLRESLSIIYALLLSTVPLMITFGTLLVIVAETTSVVELLAVPAETALDAMGAMESKIIASATVFSFVDQFLAVTYGRLLLTEQSRFICICLSMTGLINLTEVGLHVWHSNIPLRFWQMTAVYVTRIILSMIIVIPAAGILFP
- a CDS encoding type II toxin-antitoxin system HicB family antitoxin, which produces MERYGYPVVVYEERGSEGTVWIGNFPGLNGCWVEGSSKEEVLARAPLVLREFAAASRELEWRLPEPPSVDELEETGAGEVHFIEESL